The following coding sequences lie in one Rutidosis leptorrhynchoides isolate AG116_Rl617_1_P2 chromosome 4, CSIRO_AGI_Rlap_v1, whole genome shotgun sequence genomic window:
- the LOC139839759 gene encoding putative RNA polymerase II subunit B1 CTD phosphatase RPAP2 homolog: MSNKSSSSSVVAVKDAVHKIQLRLLDGIKSETLLFAAASLISKSDYNDVVTERTIAQMCGYPLCTNPLPSSSPSEPPKKGRYRISLKEHKVYDLLETRMYCCTKCVVDSRAYAESLEDERSLDLNKGKIDKVVRLFEGENGEMGSVENGDFGLGQLSIKENETASVANVSMGEWMGPSNAIEGYVPQHDRKKPGCKLKDSKLKMEEMSFFGEMDFTSTIIMHNDGYSISKTPPVQTKKETNCNKSNDRLTKSSGSSSNAKNVPKSTKTDKSSNAESAVATNHNHVCDEEMEPMHKSSLKSSTSTRTNRSVSWADSKTDGDENRRLCEYSCTKDEKEKTKCLSNMDESIDDADRAFRLASAEACAEALCKAAESVASGESEVTDAVSEAGLVILPPPLDNNEAVSEGAVDAQPTPLKWPKKTGITESHFFDSEDSWFDSPPEEFVLDLSPFATMFMSMFGWVSSSTLAYVYGRDDRFHEDYASVNGREYLRRIVLSDGRSSEIKQTLGGCLSRALPGLVRDLRLPTPISIIENGMRCLLETMSFVDPLPGLRIKQWQVIVLLFIEALSVCRIPAVAPHLINRRSFFEKVFDDGGISREEYEVLKDLILPLGRAPQISTQSGA, translated from the exons ATGTCaaataaatcatcatcatcatctgtggTAGCTGTGAAAGATGCTGTACACAAGATTCAACTACGTCTATTAGATGGTATTAAATCCGAAACCCTATTATTCGCAGCGGCTTCTTTGATCTCCAAGTCAGATTACAACGATGTTGTCACCGAACGAACAATTGCTCAAATGTGTGGCTACCCACTTTGCACCAACCCATTACCATCCTCATCCCCTTCAGAGCCTCCTAAAAAGGGCAGATACCGTATCTCTTTAAAGGAGCACAAGGTTTACGATCTTTTAGAAACACGAATGTATTGTTGTACCAAATGTGTTGTTGACAGTAGGGCGTATGCTGAAAGTTTGGAAGATGAACGATCTCTGGATCTTAATAAAGGTAAGATCGATAAGGTGGTGAGGTTATTTGAGGGGGAGAATGGTGAAATGGGTTCTGTGGAGAATGGTGATTTTGGATTGGGGCAGTTGTCGATTAAAGAGAATGAAACTGCTAGTGTTGCGAATGTGTCTATGGGGGAATGGATGGGCCCGTCAAATGCAATTGAAGGATACGTCCCACAGCATGATCGCAAAAAGCCTG GATGTAAATTAAAAGATTCGAAACTCAAAATGGAAGAAATGAGTTTTTTTGGTGAGATGGATTTCACGAGTACCATAATCATGCATAACGATGGGTATAGCATATCTAAAACACCTCCCGTTCAAACAAAAAAGGAAACTAACTGTAACAAGAGTAACGATAGGTTGACCAAGTCCAGTGGTTCTTCAAGTAATGCGAAAAACGTGCCTAAATCAACTAAAACAGATAAATCGAGTAATGCGGAGAGCGCAGTTGCGACAAATCATAATCATGTTTGTGATGAAGAAATGGAGCCTATGCACAAATCGTCTCTGAAATCTTCAACGTCAACAAGGACAAATCGTTCCGTTTCTTGGGCCGATTCAAAAACGGACGGTGATGAGAATCGAAGACTGTGCGAGTACAGCTGCACAAAAGACGAAAAGGAGAAAACCAAGTGTTTAAGCAATATGGATGAGAGTATCGATGATGCTGATCGTGCATTCCGACTTGCGTCGGCAGAGGCATGTGCCGAAGCACTGTGCAAAGCTGCAGAATCTGTTGCCTCGGGGGAATCGGAAGTTACTGATGCTG TTTCGGAAGCTGGACTTGTGATATTGCCACCTCCACTTGATAACAATGAAGCCGTATCTGAAGGTGCAGTTGATGCACAACCTACTCCATTGAAATGGCCAAAGAAAACCGGAATCACCGAGTCCCATTTTTTCGATTCTGAGGATTCATGGTTCGATAGTCCACCTGAGGAGTTTGTTTTAGAC CTATCGCCGTTTGCAACAATGTTCATGTCAATGTTTGGATGGGTGTCTTCATCAACGTTGGCGTATGTATACGGACGCGATGATCGTTTTCACGAAGATTATGCATCGGTTAACGGGAGGGAGTATCTACGACGAATCGTATTGTCAGATGGTCGGTCTTCTGAAATCAAACAAACTCTAGGCGGTTGTCTTTCTCGAGCTTTGCCAGGACTTGTTCGTGATCTTCGACTTCCGACACCAATTTCTATTATTGAAAATGGGATG CGTTGTCTATTGGAGACGATGTCGTTCGTTGATCCACTTCCAGGTCTGAGAATAAAACAGTGGCAGGTGATTGTTCTTTTGTTTATCGAGGCTCTTTCTGTGTGTCGGATCCCTGCAGTGGCCCCACATTTGATAAATAGAAGAAGCTTCTTTGAAAAG GTGTTTGATGATGGTGGAATTAGCAGAGAAGAGTATGAGGTGTTGAAGGATTTAATACTTCCATTAGGACGAGCCCCTCAAATCTCGACCCAGAGTGGAGCTTAG